One Triticum dicoccoides isolate Atlit2015 ecotype Zavitan chromosome 5B, WEW_v2.0, whole genome shotgun sequence genomic window carries:
- the LOC119305429 gene encoding uncharacterized protein LOC119305429, with the protein MCSRSNSAFVPPVPKPQQTKRRQEQESRGCRRGSRASRRALAKSEEVRRYSAVERRERIERYRSKRKRRNFQKKITYACRKALADRRWRIKGRFAHAGEEEQKACLAETSNQGSSSTSGSAVPEWWPAMEEALARKEEVDGITKLLRCDHEMLVSYLGLNLCCARDPSNHPST; encoded by the exons ATGTGTTCCCGGAGCAACTCGGCCTTCGTGCCGCCGGTGCCGAAGCCGCAGCAGACGAAGCGGCGGCAGGAACAGGAGTCAAGAGGCTGTCGCAGGGGATCCCGGGCCTCCCGGCGTGCGTTGGCGAAGAGCGAGGAGGTGCGGAGGTACAGCGCGGTGGAGCGTCGTGAGCGCATCGAGAGATACCGGAGCAAGCGCAAGCGCCGCAACTTCCAAAAGAAGATCACC TACGCTTGCCGGAAGGCACTCGCGGATAGACGGTGGAGGATCAAGGGGCGCTTCGCACACGCCGGAGAGGAAGAACAAAAGGCGTGCCTTGCAGAAACGTCAAACCAAGGTTCAAGCAGCACTAGCGGAAGTGCGGTGCCGGAGTGGTGGCCAGCAATGGAGGAGGCGCTGgctaggaaggaggaggtggatggCATCACTAAGCTCCTCCGCTGTGACCATGAGATGCTCGTCTCATACCTCGGCCTAAACCTCTGCTGTGCTCGTGACCCTTCCAACCATCCATCCACCTGA